One window of Dechloromonas sp. ZY10 genomic DNA carries:
- a CDS encoding methyl-accepting chemotaxis protein, giving the protein MLADRKAKLRNLVEVAVGIVSYHHKLALEGKMPDGEARLAAREALRNIRYEGKEYIFIHSFHPQMTYLLLPPKPELEGSDSSGLKDVNGKYIIRDLTKAAREGGGYVEYWYPRPGQQQAEPKLSYAAQFAPWNWVIGTGIYIDDIDSEYRKNALLLGGVSAGLLILLALCGWQTSSSILRRLGGEPQVATEIMQRVAGGDLTARIDNVPANSLLGALGTMVGALRDMVGGINSDANRVVENAEKIACASGEIAKAAELQADSTSAMAAAIEELTVSSSHISDSARESTRETTEAAELAGRGSERVNQAAAAIEKISKTVSGASGRIHALVERAKQVSTIAGVIKDIAGQTNLLALNAAIEAARAGEQGRGFAVVADEVRKLAERTSCATLEIEQMISGIQLDTVGAVEAMSTALPEVHEGVHLASSASESLLAIEGSARRTLQRVGEVADATREQSAASTAIAQRVEQIANMVEETTETIRGTAAAAHELQSIATNLRQLVGRFKTESYS; this is encoded by the coding sequence CGCGCTTGGCAGCCCGGGAGGCGCTACGCAACATCCGCTACGAAGGGAAGGAGTACATTTTCATTCACTCTTTTCATCCGCAGATGACCTACCTCCTTCTTCCGCCCAAACCGGAATTGGAAGGGAGTGATTCTTCTGGGTTGAAGGATGTCAACGGCAAATACATCATTCGCGACCTGACCAAGGCAGCGCGTGAAGGAGGTGGGTATGTCGAATATTGGTATCCCCGCCCCGGGCAGCAGCAAGCCGAACCCAAACTATCCTATGCTGCCCAGTTTGCCCCCTGGAACTGGGTCATAGGGACGGGTATCTACATCGACGACATCGATAGCGAGTATCGAAAAAATGCACTGCTGCTGGGTGGCGTGTCTGCCGGCTTGCTGATACTGCTTGCCTTGTGCGGCTGGCAGACATCATCCAGCATCCTTCGTCGTCTGGGGGGCGAACCCCAGGTGGCAACCGAAATCATGCAGCGTGTGGCCGGCGGCGACTTGACGGCGCGGATTGACAATGTTCCGGCCAACAGCCTTCTCGGTGCCCTGGGAACCATGGTCGGCGCCCTGCGTGACATGGTCGGAGGCATCAATAGCGACGCCAATCGCGTGGTCGAAAATGCTGAGAAAATCGCATGTGCCTCCGGTGAAATCGCCAAGGCAGCCGAACTGCAGGCCGATTCGACTTCGGCCATGGCAGCGGCCATTGAGGAACTCACGGTGAGTTCCAGCCATATCTCGGACAGCGCCCGCGAGAGCACTCGCGAAACCACCGAAGCGGCGGAGCTCGCAGGGCGTGGCAGCGAGCGGGTCAATCAGGCTGCCGCAGCGATTGAAAAGATATCCAAAACTGTCTCGGGGGCCTCCGGCAGAATCCATGCGCTGGTGGAACGCGCCAAGCAGGTATCGACCATCGCTGGCGTGATCAAGGACATCGCCGGACAGACCAACTTGCTCGCGCTCAATGCCGCCATCGAGGCCGCCCGCGCCGGCGAACAGGGGCGTGGCTTTGCGGTCGTGGCCGACGAAGTGCGCAAGCTAGCCGAGAGAACCTCCTGTGCCACGCTGGAAATCGAGCAAATGATTTCTGGCATTCAGCTGGATACGGTCGGTGCAGTCGAGGCCATGAGCACCGCGCTGCCCGAAGTCCATGAAGGGGTCCATCTTGCTTCGTCGGCCTCGGAGTCGCTGCTGGCAATCGAGGGCAGTGCTCGAAGAACCCTGCAACGCGTTGGCGAAGTCGCCGATGCCACCCGTGAGCAAAGCGCGGCCAGCACTGCCATCGCTCAACGTGTCGAGCAGATTGCCAACATGGTCGAGGAAACGACGGAAACCATCCGTGGTACCGCCGCTGCTGCCCACGAACTGCAAAGCATTGCCACCAATCTGCGTCAGCTTGTAGGACGGTTCAAGACGGAGAGCTATAGCTGA
- a CDS encoding co-chaperone GroES, which translates to MNIRPLHDRVIVKRVEAERTTASGIVIPDSAGEKPDQGEILAVGPGKRDDNGKQIALDVKVGDRVLFGKYAGQSVKVDGQEVLVMREEDIMGVLQK; encoded by the coding sequence ATGAATATCCGTCCTTTGCACGACCGTGTGATCGTCAAGCGCGTCGAAGCCGAGCGCACCACTGCTTCCGGTATCGTCATCCCTGATTCCGCCGGCGAGAAGCCGGATCAGGGTGAAATCCTGGCCGTTGGCCCGGGCAAGCGCGACGATAACGGCAAGCAGATCGCCCTCGACGTCAAGGTCGGCGATCGCGTCCTGTTCGGCAAGTACGCCGGCCAGTCGGTCAAGGTTGACGGCCAGGAAGTCCTGGTCATGCGCGAAGAAGACATCATGGGTGTCCTGCAGAAGTAA
- the groL gene encoding chaperonin GroEL (60 kDa chaperone family; promotes refolding of misfolded polypeptides especially under stressful conditions; forms two stacked rings of heptamers to form a barrel-shaped 14mer; ends can be capped by GroES; misfolded proteins enter the barrel where they are refolded when GroES binds) → MAAKDVKFGDSARARMVEGINILADAVKVTLGPKGRNVVLDRSFGGPTVTKDGVSVAKEIELKDKFANMGAQMVKEVASKTSDIAGDGTTTATVLAQAIVREGMKYVAAGMNPMDLKRGIDKAVAATIEELKQISKPCTTTKEIAQVGSISANSDADIGNIIAEAMEKVGKEGVITVEDGKSLNNELDVVEGMQFDRGYLSPYFINNPEKQIALLDNPFVLLFDKKISNIRDLLPVLEQVAKASRPLLIIAEDVDGEALATLVVNNIRGILKTVAVKAPGFGDRRKAMLEDIAILTGGTVISEETGLSLEKATLKDLGQAKRVEIAKENTTIIDGAGDEVAIQARVKQIRIQIEEATSDYDREKLQERVAKLAGGVAVIKVGAATEVEMKEKKARVEDALHATRAAVEEGIVPGGGVALLRARAAVKGLKADNHDQDAGVKLILKAIEAPLREIVSNAGDEPSVVVDKVVRGKGNYGYNAATGEYGDMVEMGVLDPTKVTRTALQNAASVAGLMLTTECMVAELAEDKPAGGMPDMGGMGGMGGMGGMGM, encoded by the coding sequence ATGGCAGCTAAAGACGTCAAATTCGGTGATTCCGCCCGCGCCCGCATGGTCGAAGGCATCAACATCCTGGCCGACGCGGTCAAGGTTACCCTCGGTCCCAAGGGCCGCAATGTCGTGCTCGACCGTTCCTTCGGTGGCCCGACCGTGACCAAGGACGGCGTTTCCGTCGCCAAGGAAATCGAACTCAAGGACAAGTTTGCCAACATGGGCGCCCAGATGGTCAAGGAAGTTGCTTCCAAGACCTCCGACATCGCCGGTGACGGCACCACCACCGCCACCGTGCTGGCCCAGGCCATCGTCCGCGAAGGCATGAAGTACGTCGCCGCCGGCATGAACCCGATGGACCTCAAGCGCGGCATCGACAAGGCTGTCGCCGCCACCATCGAAGAACTGAAGCAGATTTCCAAGCCGTGCACCACGACCAAGGAAATCGCCCAGGTCGGTTCCATCTCCGCCAACTCCGACGCCGACATCGGCAACATCATCGCCGAAGCGATGGAAAAGGTCGGCAAGGAAGGCGTCATCACCGTTGAAGACGGCAAGTCCCTGAACAACGAACTCGACGTCGTCGAAGGCATGCAGTTCGACCGTGGCTACCTGTCCCCGTACTTCATCAACAACCCGGAAAAGCAGATCGCCCTGCTCGACAACCCGTTTGTTCTGCTCTTCGACAAGAAGATCTCCAACATTCGTGACCTGCTGCCGGTGCTGGAACAAGTCGCCAAGGCTTCCCGCCCGCTGCTGATCATCGCTGAAGACGTCGATGGCGAAGCGCTGGCCACCCTGGTTGTGAACAACATCCGTGGCATCCTCAAGACCGTTGCCGTCAAGGCCCCGGGCTTCGGCGACCGTCGCAAGGCCATGCTCGAAGACATCGCCATCCTGACCGGTGGTACCGTGATCTCCGAAGAGACCGGTCTGTCCCTGGAAAAGGCTACCCTGAAGGATCTGGGCCAGGCCAAGCGCGTTGAAATCGCCAAGGAAAACACCACCATCATCGACGGTGCCGGCGACGAAGTCGCGATCCAGGCCCGCGTCAAGCAGATCCGCATCCAGATCGAGGAAGCCACCTCCGATTACGACCGCGAAAAGCTGCAGGAACGTGTAGCCAAGCTGGCTGGCGGTGTCGCCGTGATCAAGGTGGGCGCTGCCACCGAAGTCGAAATGAAGGAAAAGAAGGCTCGTGTCGAAGACGCGCTGCACGCTACCCGTGCCGCCGTTGAAGAAGGCATCGTTCCTGGCGGTGGCGTTGCGCTGCTGCGTGCCCGCGCTGCGGTCAAGGGCCTCAAGGCCGACAACCACGACCAGGACGCTGGCGTGAAGCTGATCCTCAAGGCGATCGAAGCCCCGCTGCGCGAAATCGTCAGCAATGCTGGCGACGAGCCGTCCGTGGTGGTCGACAAGGTCGTTCGTGGCAAGGGTAACTACGGTTACAACGCCGCCACCGGCGAGTACGGTGACATGGTTGAGATGGGCGTGCTCGATCCGACCAAGGTCACCCGCACCGCGCTGCAAAACGCTGCTTCCGTGGCCGGCCTGATGCTGACCACCGAGTGCATGGTCGCCGAACTGGCTGAAGACAAGCCGGCTGGTGGCATGCCTGACATGGGCGGCATGGGTGGTATGGGCGGCATGGGCGGCATGGGCATGTAA